A window from Nitrospira sp. ND1 encodes these proteins:
- a CDS encoding nuclear transport factor 2 family protein, translating to MSILAGSLAAAKEPVDAEATLRLIVQANADRDLPTMSKYMSHDSDAVGYTIDGHKYVGWTALATDMRTEFTSVAKLELPITYLQFWHKGDIAWFAMELDYIRYLNATDLTQRMVLPLRETGVMERRDGTWILVTWHESTRQPDTGMGIALADPGTVVRRVSDNQAPGPNGADLSGEWEVTEIEDNKKYVATLDAHGNGPYTWQGGQFATTSFNDRRWQGTWKQTGNDREGAFEVVISEDGTEAKGIWWYVRVGTRDNIPPRQHGGTYLWKRLTPPPTAP from the coding sequence ATGAGCATCCTGGCGGGCTCCCTTGCAGCGGCCAAGGAGCCAGTCGATGCAGAAGCCACTCTGCGCCTCATCGTGCAAGCAAACGCCGATCGTGATCTGCCCACTATGTCGAAGTATATGTCTCACGACTCCGACGCCGTCGGCTACACGATCGACGGACACAAATACGTAGGATGGACGGCTTTGGCTACCGACATGCGCACCGAGTTCACCTCGGTCGCCAAACTGGAACTTCCCATCACCTACCTGCAATTTTGGCATAAGGGTGACATCGCCTGGTTCGCGATGGAACTCGACTATATTCGTTATCTCAACGCAACGGACCTGACCCAACGCATGGTGCTTCCACTGCGTGAGACAGGGGTGATGGAGCGAAGGGACGGCACCTGGATTCTCGTGACCTGGCACGAATCCACTAGACAGCCCGATACCGGAATGGGGATCGCCCTGGCCGACCCCGGCACCGTAGTGCGTCGCGTGTCAGACAATCAGGCGCCCGGGCCGAATGGCGCGGACTTGAGCGGCGAATGGGAAGTCACTGAAATCGAAGACAATAAGAAATACGTCGCCACTCTGGACGCGCACGGCAACGGCCCTTACACCTGGCAAGGGGGACAGTTCGCCACCACCAGCTTCAACGACCGGCGCTGGCAGGGGACCTGGAAACAGACCGGCAATGACCGCGAAGGTGCGTTTGAAGTGGTGATCTCGGAGGATGGCACCGAAGCCAAGGGAATATGGTGGTACGTGCGTGTCGGCACCAGAGACAATATTCCGCCCCGGCAACATGGCGGTACTTACCTGTGGAAGCGACTGACCCCGCCCCCGACGGCTCCCTAA
- the bcp gene encoding thioredoxin-dependent thiol peroxidase, with the protein MADELNVGAKAPDFSLPDQDGSTVTLKSLKGKQVVLYFYPKDDTSGCTKEACDFRDSLAPIKKAGAVVIGVSKDGKASHQKFIAKYGLPFALLSDEEAEVCKAYGVYKEKSMYGRKYLGIERSTFVIDATGRIKALFRKVKVPGHVDEVLAALKA; encoded by the coding sequence ATGGCTGACGAATTGAACGTGGGAGCGAAGGCGCCGGATTTCTCCTTGCCGGACCAGGACGGCAGTACCGTGACGCTGAAGAGCCTCAAGGGCAAGCAGGTGGTCCTCTATTTTTATCCCAAGGACGATACCTCGGGCTGTACGAAAGAAGCCTGCGATTTCCGGGATTCCCTTGCGCCGATCAAAAAGGCCGGGGCGGTGGTGATTGGAGTCAGTAAGGACGGGAAAGCCTCGCACCAGAAGTTTATCGCCAAGTATGGCTTGCCCTTTGCGTTGTTGAGCGACGAAGAGGCCGAGGTCTGTAAGGCCTACGGAGTCTATAAAGAGAAGAGCATGTACGGACGGAAGTATCTGGGCATCGAGCGGAGCACGTTTGTGATCGATGCCACGGGTCGGATCAAGGCCCTTTTCCGGAAGGTGAAGGTGCCCGGCCATGTCGATGAAGTGCTGGCGGCGCTGAAGGCCTAG
- a CDS encoding PP2C family serine/threonine-protein phosphatase yields the protein MSTQQNRWAWRAFGQTEGGLVRPTNQDTFLVENRHRLWAVADGMGGHPGGDVASRLVMDSLAELAPTLGGIASAPDLHEEERATDRLTTMAEQAHASILTHAAQHPPLYGMGTTLVMAHLLPLPKPRLLVLNVGDSRAYLVRAGTLTQLTRDHTLIEEYVRDGRLTPAQAACHPNRHVLTRAMGLAPHLESDLFFFDLLDGDLLLLCSDGLTKMLTDERILQTVRPHQHIPSLATQALIHTALDAGGIDNVTVVACTITEIPDQANIH from the coding sequence GTGAGCACACAGCAGAACAGATGGGCATGGAGGGCATTCGGGCAGACCGAGGGCGGGTTGGTCCGTCCCACGAATCAAGACACCTTCCTCGTTGAGAACCGACATCGACTCTGGGCAGTGGCGGACGGAATGGGAGGCCACCCGGGAGGAGATGTGGCCAGCCGTCTCGTAATGGACTCCCTCGCCGAACTTGCGCCGACTCTCGGCGGAATTGCATCTGCCCCCGACCTTCACGAGGAAGAGCGCGCAACCGACCGTCTCACAACCATGGCGGAGCAGGCTCATGCCTCCATCCTCACCCATGCGGCTCAGCACCCGCCGCTATACGGCATGGGAACGACACTCGTGATGGCCCATCTCCTCCCGCTGCCCAAGCCACGCTTACTTGTTTTGAACGTCGGCGATAGCCGGGCCTACCTGGTCAGAGCCGGCACCCTCACGCAACTCACACGGGACCATACCCTGATTGAAGAGTACGTCCGTGACGGGCGCCTCACACCTGCGCAGGCCGCATGCCACCCGAACCGCCATGTGCTCACCCGCGCCATGGGCCTTGCCCCTCACCTGGAAAGCGACCTGTTCTTCTTCGATCTTCTCGATGGAGACCTCCTGCTGCTCTGCTCAGACGGCCTCACAAAAATGTTGACCGACGAACGCATTCTGCAGACCGTGAGGCCTCATCAGCATATCCCTTCCCTTGCCACCCAGGCACTGATTCACACAGCGCTCGATGCGGGAGGGATCGACAACGTCACCGTGGTGGCTTGCACCATTACTGAGATACCCGATCAGGCAAATATCCATTGA
- a CDS encoding tetratricopeptide repeat protein, translated as MRVALWIVFCVMAVSLPACTHSKPQPLVPLELAYGAKADAIALNNQGMQAYLAGQVAEAKNFFGQAIKASPDSGQAHYNYALALNALGQTDQARLEFIEAANLAPGDKVIWDSPALRPFGSPQAQKGPPREHPYGTQRPVIGSGPR; from the coding sequence ATGAGAGTTGCTCTATGGATAGTGTTTTGCGTGATGGCGGTGTCGTTGCCCGCCTGTACCCATTCCAAACCGCAGCCGCTGGTTCCGTTGGAATTGGCCTATGGGGCCAAGGCTGACGCCATCGCTCTGAACAATCAGGGGATGCAAGCCTATCTGGCCGGACAGGTTGCGGAAGCCAAGAATTTTTTCGGGCAGGCCATCAAGGCGTCGCCGGATTCCGGCCAGGCCCATTACAATTACGCGCTCGCGCTGAATGCGTTGGGGCAAACGGACCAGGCCCGCCTGGAGTTTATTGAGGCGGCGAATTTAGCTCCCGGGGATAAGGTGATCTGGGATTCTCCTGCGTTACGCCCCTTCGGCAGTCCCCAGGCGCAAAAGGGGCCGCCCAGGGAACACCCGTATGGGACACAGCGTCCGGTGATCGGCAGCGGACCACGCTGA
- a CDS encoding ribonuclease H-like domain-containing protein, with amino-acid sequence MLTSTFVHLNGIGPSTERRLWEGGIADWTTFRREPNLPGISPSRKVLYDIDLASAQEQLDRRNARYFAGCLHTRDHWRLFRTFGPRALYLDIETTGLSAHEGQVTIVGLYRQGRLRTLISGDDLTLGVIQEELDQADLLITFFGSVFDIPYLQTCFKGLRVSIPHFDLCFAARRVGLQGGLKHIERELDIARDSDLLTLDGMEAVRLWHQYRAGDEAALDQLVRYNAADTRNLEPLAEWLYDRLALRYGPPSLTPAG; translated from the coding sequence ATGTTGACCTCGACATTCGTCCATCTGAACGGCATCGGCCCGTCCACGGAGCGGCGGCTCTGGGAAGGCGGCATCGCCGATTGGACGACCTTTCGCCGTGAGCCGAACCTTCCCGGCATCTCACCCTCGCGCAAAGTCCTGTACGATATCGATCTTGCCTCGGCGCAGGAGCAGCTCGACCGCCGCAATGCCCGGTACTTTGCCGGCTGCCTGCATACCCGCGACCACTGGAGGCTGTTCCGCACCTTCGGCCCACGGGCACTCTATCTGGACATCGAAACGACCGGACTGTCCGCGCACGAGGGGCAGGTGACCATCGTCGGCCTCTACCGCCAGGGGCGACTGCGCACCCTGATCAGCGGTGACGACCTGACGCTTGGCGTGATTCAGGAGGAACTCGACCAAGCCGACTTGCTGATCACGTTTTTCGGCAGCGTGTTCGATATCCCCTACCTCCAAACCTGTTTCAAGGGCCTGCGGGTGTCGATTCCTCACTTCGATCTCTGTTTCGCCGCGAGACGCGTGGGCCTGCAGGGAGGCCTCAAGCACATCGAGCGCGAGTTGGACATCGCGCGGGACTCCGATCTGCTGACACTCGACGGCATGGAAGCCGTTCGTCTCTGGCACCAGTACCGCGCAGGCGACGAGGCAGCGCTGGATCAACTCGTCCGTTATAATGCCGCCGACACCAGAAACCTTGAACCACTGGCGGAGTGGCTATATGACCGGCTCGCCCTGCGCTACGGTCCACCGTCATTGACGCCGGCCGGATAG
- a CDS encoding cyclophilin-like fold protein → MTTNGSAKRIRIKVGGIQLEAELKSTRTAEELYQALPAEGPLNVWGEEFYFKIPGVKDHRETATTQVKVGDVAFWGAGQVLAIFFGRTPMSMGADPVPADRVNVVGRVVGDAATLRQAMNASTIRVERIEQGSSIG, encoded by the coding sequence ATGACCACGAACGGATCGGCGAAACGTATTCGAATCAAGGTCGGCGGGATACAGTTGGAGGCGGAGTTGAAAAGCACGAGAACGGCTGAAGAACTCTACCAGGCGCTGCCCGCTGAGGGACCATTGAATGTCTGGGGCGAAGAGTTCTATTTTAAGATTCCCGGAGTGAAGGACCATCGCGAAACGGCGACCACGCAGGTCAAAGTCGGTGACGTGGCCTTCTGGGGCGCCGGTCAGGTGTTGGCGATTTTCTTCGGGCGTACGCCGATGAGCATGGGGGCCGATCCCGTGCCGGCTGACCGGGTCAATGTGGTGGGTCGCGTCGTGGGAGACGCGGCGACTCTGCGGCAGGCGATGAATGCCAGCACGATTCGAGTCGAACGGATTGAACAGGGGTCGTCGATCGGATAG